One Pleurocapsa sp. PCC 7327 DNA segment encodes these proteins:
- a CDS encoding RNA methyltransferase → MAKLSNLRIVLVEPAGALNVGSVARVMKNMGLGQLILVQPHCDRNSDEARQMAVHGIDILEGAIEVNSLPEALKGCHRAIATTSRSRTLATPLESPRIAFPWLLEENLTSALIFGPEDRGLSNVELNYAQRFVGIPANPEYPSLNLAQAVAVCAYELYQIALEQEGESARSIPSSRTDVATLDALEGYYQHLESVLLRMGYLYPHTAAARMEKFRSLYNRANLSHEELALLRGILGHLDWILQLVPARREREIGGRGDKGELGEWETTNN, encoded by the coding sequence ATGGCTAAATTAAGCAACCTCAGAATTGTTCTCGTCGAACCAGCCGGCGCTTTAAACGTGGGTTCGGTGGCGCGGGTGATGAAAAATATGGGGTTGGGGCAGTTGATCTTGGTTCAGCCGCACTGCGATCGCAACTCCGATGAGGCGCGGCAAATGGCAGTACACGGCATTGATATCTTAGAAGGAGCGATAGAAGTCAATAGCTTGCCAGAAGCCCTCAAAGGATGTCACAGAGCGATCGCGACCACATCCCGCAGCCGCACGCTCGCGACTCCCCTAGAATCGCCGCGCATCGCTTTCCCTTGGTTGCTGGAGGAAAATCTTACTTCAGCCCTAATTTTTGGACCCGAAGATCGGGGATTGAGCAATGTAGAACTCAACTATGCACAGCGATTTGTCGGCATCCCTGCCAATCCCGAATATCCTTCGCTCAATCTAGCGCAAGCCGTTGCCGTCTGCGCCTACGAACTCTATCAAATCGCTCTCGAACAAGAAGGCGAAAGCGCGCGATCGATCCCATCCTCCAGAACCGATGTAGCCACGCTAGATGCCCTAGAAGGATACTACCAACATTTAGAATCCGTATTGCTCCGCATGGGCTATCTCTATCCCCATACTGCCGCCGCCCGCATGGAAAAATTCCGCAGCCTCTACAATCGAGCTAACCTTAGCCACGAAGAACTCGCTTTGTTGAGAGGAATTCTCGGACACCTAGACTGGATTTTACAACTCGTCCCCGCTCGAAGAGAAAGGGAGATAGGGGGACGGGGAGACAAAGGGGAATTGGGAGAGTGGGAGACAACTAACAATTAA
- a CDS encoding YebC/PmpR family DNA-binding transcriptional regulator translates to MAGHSKWANIKRQKARVDAKKGKTFTQLSRAIIVAARHGIPDPAGNFQLRTAIEKAKAAGIPNENIDRAIAKGAGTYQDDGVILEEIRYEGYGPGGVAISIEALTDNRNRTAAELRAAFSKNGGNLGETGCVSWMFEQKGVVSIEGEIEEDALLEASVEGGADTYKLIDDEDTKGAEVFTEVTNLENLSQTLKEKGFKVSDAELRWIPNHTIEVTEPEQARSLLKLIDTLESLDDVQSVTANFEMADELMSVAVA, encoded by the coding sequence ATGGCAGGACATAGTAAGTGGGCGAACATTAAACGTCAAAAAGCTAGAGTCGATGCAAAAAAAGGTAAGACATTTACCCAGTTGTCCCGTGCCATTATTGTAGCGGCGCGGCATGGCATTCCCGATCCGGCGGGCAATTTTCAACTGCGGACAGCGATAGAAAAAGCCAAAGCAGCAGGAATTCCCAATGAAAATATCGATCGCGCGATCGCAAAAGGAGCGGGAACTTATCAAGACGATGGCGTTATCCTAGAAGAGATTCGCTACGAAGGATACGGGCCCGGCGGCGTCGCAATCTCGATCGAAGCCCTCACCGACAATCGCAATCGCACGGCAGCGGAATTGCGGGCTGCTTTTAGCAAAAATGGCGGTAACTTAGGGGAAACGGGCTGTGTTAGTTGGATGTTCGAACAAAAAGGCGTTGTCAGCATCGAAGGAGAAATCGAAGAAGATGCCCTTTTAGAAGCCTCTGTAGAAGGCGGTGCGGACACCTATAAGTTAATCGACGACGAAGACACAAAGGGGGCAGAAGTCTTTACAGAAGTGACCAATTTAGAGAACCTCTCTCAAACGTTGAAAGAGAAAGGATTTAAAGTTAGCGACGCAGAATTACGCTGGATACCCAATCATACGATAGAAGTGACCGAGCCGGAACAAGCGCGATCGCTCCTAAAACTCATCGATACGCTAGAATCTCTCGATGATGTGCAAAGCGTAACGGCAAACTTTGAAATGGCAGATGAGTTAATGTCTGTCGCGGTAGCGTGA
- a CDS encoding cell wall metabolism sensor histidine kinase WalK: protein MFHRSRRRLAYWFTLSMGSILILFAFTIYYLQLKDRIRAFDETLYAQTKRINTKTDYELEKGRWQIDAEKISLQEGDAPPLEIETEIAYIRWYDARGQLVQFIGTAAPKKLSSAPGYQTLKGDNNQVSNQKWLRQLTLPIKQDETAIAYLQVAASLSPIQENLKQTRLFLSLGVPLTLGLTGLVGWILGGLAMQPSRRAYEQLQRFTADASHELRAPIAAILSNAQVGLLAPIEDSLQQRQRLGKIVQTTKSMSSLIDNLLFLARHEGRLNPQDLKEIDLVDLLKSLVDRYQTLAAERNLSLIADLPLEPLKLNADSALLSQAVKNLLDNACKYSSSGGTVQLKLLTKVRRVFIEVEDNGIGIPEADLPHIFERFYRVDEARSRQTGGFGLGLAIAQQIIKAHGGQIAVESTLGKGTRFQICLPMG from the coding sequence ATGTTTCATCGTAGCCGTCGTCGCCTCGCTTACTGGTTTACTCTCTCAATGGGGAGCATTCTGATTCTCTTTGCCTTTACGATTTATTACCTGCAACTCAAAGATCGCATTCGTGCTTTTGACGAAACGCTTTACGCGCAGACTAAACGGATCAATACTAAAACCGACTATGAGCTAGAGAAGGGGCGCTGGCAGATCGATGCCGAGAAGATTTCTCTGCAAGAAGGCGATGCCCCACCCCTTGAGATTGAAACGGAAATTGCCTATATCCGTTGGTATGACGCACGGGGACAACTGGTGCAATTTATTGGTACTGCTGCCCCAAAAAAATTATCCTCAGCCCCCGGCTATCAAACCCTCAAGGGCGACAATAATCAAGTCTCTAACCAAAAATGGCTGCGTCAGTTGACGCTTCCTATCAAACAGGATGAGACAGCGATCGCTTATCTGCAAGTTGCCGCTTCTCTGAGTCCCATTCAAGAAAACTTAAAGCAGACACGGCTGTTTTTGTCGCTAGGAGTCCCATTAACGCTGGGTTTAACAGGCTTAGTCGGCTGGATTTTGGGCGGACTGGCAATGCAGCCATCTAGACGAGCCTACGAACAACTACAACGCTTTACCGCAGATGCTTCTCATGAGTTGCGAGCGCCCATAGCAGCGATTTTGAGCAACGCTCAGGTTGGTTTGCTCGCTCCGATTGAAGATAGCCTACAACAGCGCCAGCGCTTGGGAAAGATCGTCCAAACCACTAAGTCAATGAGTTCCCTAATCGATAATCTGTTGTTCTTGGCGCGTCACGAAGGACGATTAAATCCTCAGGATTTAAAAGAGATCGATCTGGTCGATTTACTGAAATCTTTGGTCGATCGATATCAAACACTGGCAGCGGAACGTAACTTAAGCTTGATTGCTGACCTTCCATTAGAGCCTCTCAAACTTAATGCTGACTCGGCACTGTTATCGCAAGCCGTTAAGAACTTGCTCGACAATGCTTGTAAATATAGTTCTTCCGGCGGTACCGTTCAGCTCAAGCTGTTGACAAAAGTGCGTCGAGTTTTCATTGAAGTCGAGGATAATGGTATTGGCATTCCCGAAGCCGATCTTCCCCATATTTTTGAGCGTTTTTACCGAGTAGACGAAGCGCGATCGCGACAAACGGGGGGATTTGGGTTAGGACTGGCGATCGCACAACAAATTATTAAAGCCCATGGCGGTCAGATTGCGGTAGAAAGCACCCTCGGCAAGGGCACGAGGTTTCAGATCTGCTTGCCTATGGGGTAG
- a CDS encoding phycobilisome rod-core linker polypeptide: MAIPLLDYKPTCPNTRVAGYEVPGDEQPKIFTTENLLSPSDMDDLIEAAYRQIFFHAFKWDREPFLESQLRNGQITVRDFIRGLLLSKTFYNSFYEKNSNYRFVEQCVQRVLGRDVYNQREKIAWSIVVATKGIKGLVDQLLNSDEYLENFGYDTVPYQRRRNLPSREKGELPFNIKSPRYDDYYRRILGFPQIVWQNEVKRFTPQEKKPKAGDPSLYLDMARSLSSARGNPTPRVSAMNINIEASVPRR; encoded by the coding sequence TTGGCTATTCCTCTATTAGATTACAAGCCAACCTGTCCAAATACGCGCGTTGCTGGATATGAAGTTCCCGGCGACGAGCAGCCTAAAATTTTCACGACAGAAAACTTGCTTTCCCCTAGCGATATGGACGATTTGATCGAAGCGGCATACCGCCAGATCTTTTTCCATGCCTTCAAGTGGGATCGCGAGCCTTTCTTAGAATCCCAACTCCGCAACGGACAGATTACCGTGCGGGACTTCATTCGCGGCTTGCTGCTCTCAAAGACTTTCTACAACAGCTTCTACGAAAAAAACAGCAATTATCGCTTTGTCGAACAGTGCGTTCAGCGAGTCCTGGGACGCGATGTTTACAATCAGCGCGAAAAGATTGCTTGGTCTATCGTAGTTGCTACTAAAGGAATCAAAGGATTGGTAGACCAGTTGCTTAATAGCGACGAGTATCTAGAAAACTTTGGTTACGATACAGTTCCCTATCAGCGTCGCCGGAATTTACCCAGTCGCGAGAAAGGCGAGCTGCCTTTCAACATCAAGTCTCCGCGCTACGATGACTACTATCGCCGTATCCTGGGCTTCCCCCAAATCGTTTGGCAAAACGAAGTCAAACGCTTTACTCCCCAAGAGAAGAAACCCAAAGCAGGCGATCCTTCTCTGTACTTAGATATGGCACGCAGCTTAAGCAGCGCCAGAGGGAATCCAACTCCCAGAGTTTCAGCGATGAATATCAATATCGAGGCTTCTGTTCCTCGTCGCTAA
- a CDS encoding ATP-binding cassette domain-containing protein codes for MPVIDVEHLTKIYPVAIKQPGLKGTLTHFFHRIYRQVKAVQDISFQIEAGEMVGFLGPNGAGKTTTLKMLTGLIHPSSGRVEVAGHVPFRRQPQFLEKISLVMGQKQQLLWDLPALDSLRINAAVYKIPDRIFTRRLQELAEMLSLQEKLTQPVRKLSLGERMKAELLAALLHHPQVLFLDEPTLGLDVNAQAAVREFLKEYNQRYQATILLTSHYMADITALCKRVILIHQGQLMYDGSLEELLERFAPCREVRVELAHPMPSEKLSRYGEIETVEGQEVRFLVRREKLTTTISQILAQLEVIDLSVTEPPIEDVIGRLFSTGVI; via the coding sequence ATGCCCGTTATTGATGTCGAACACTTAACCAAAATCTATCCGGTTGCCATCAAACAACCGGGTCTAAAAGGCACGTTAACTCATTTTTTCCACCGTATCTACCGACAAGTCAAAGCCGTACAAGATATTTCCTTTCAAATAGAAGCGGGAGAGATGGTAGGATTTTTGGGTCCTAACGGTGCGGGAAAAACCACCACCCTGAAAATGCTGACAGGACTTATTCACCCTTCTAGCGGACGAGTAGAAGTCGCAGGTCACGTTCCCTTTCGCCGACAGCCGCAGTTTTTGGAGAAGATTAGCTTAGTCATGGGGCAAAAACAACAGCTACTCTGGGATTTACCTGCCCTCGACTCCCTCAGGATCAATGCTGCCGTCTACAAAATTCCCGACAGGATCTTTACGCGACGACTGCAAGAACTCGCCGAGATGCTTTCTTTGCAAGAAAAACTAACTCAACCAGTGCGCAAGCTTTCTCTCGGCGAACGCATGAAAGCGGAACTGCTAGCAGCTCTTCTCCATCACCCGCAAGTGCTATTTTTAGACGAACCGACGCTGGGTTTAGATGTCAATGCCCAAGCTGCTGTCCGGGAATTTTTAAAAGAATACAACCAGCGCTATCAAGCGACGATTTTGCTGACCAGTCATTATATGGCAGATATTACCGCTTTGTGCAAGCGAGTCATTCTGATTCATCAGGGACAGTTAATGTACGACGGGAGTTTAGAAGAACTGCTAGAACGGTTTGCGCCCTGTCGAGAAGTGAGAGTAGAATTGGCACATCCGATGCCGTCGGAGAAATTATCTCGATACGGCGAGATTGAGACAGTAGAAGGACAAGAAGTTCGTTTTCTCGTGCGGCGAGAGAAATTAACAACAACGATTTCTCAAATTCTCGCTCAATTAGAAGTAATCGATTTGAGCGTGACCGAACCTCCTATTGAAGATGTTATCGGTCGTCTTTTCAGTACGGGAGTGATTTGA
- the serS gene encoding serine--tRNA ligase, which produces MLDLKQIRENPDQIQELLNRRSASNEYDLAPILELDRQRRELEAMRTQLQARSNEIGKLYGQKIKSGGDPNSAEIKALKEEGNEVKAKLSNLEPQEREIKAQIENLLLQLPNPPSESTPIGKDETDNVEIRRWGDEYIPQNPKIIPHWDIGEKLGILDTERAVKIAQARFVNLIGAGAALERALINFMLDRQIAAGYLEVMPPVLINSTSLQGTGQLPKFAEESFKCQDDDLWLAPTAEVPVTNLYRDEILDAAQLPIKHCAYTPCFRREAGSYGRDTRGLIRLHQFNKVELVKIVHPDTSEDEHHALVKDAEAILQALKLPYRVIELCTGDLGFGAAKCYDLEVWLPSAGTYREISSCSNFRDFQARRANIRFKEAGKKGTQFVHTLNGSGLAIGRTMAAVLENYQQSDGTVKIPEVLQPYLKRETL; this is translated from the coding sequence GTGTTAGACCTTAAACAAATCCGAGAAAATCCGGACCAGATTCAAGAATTACTCAATCGCCGTAGTGCCTCGAACGAATACGATCTCGCGCCGATATTAGAGTTAGATCGGCAACGGCGAGAACTCGAAGCAATGCGAACTCAATTACAAGCTCGCAGCAACGAAATTGGTAAACTATACGGTCAAAAGATTAAAAGTGGCGGCGATCCTAATAGCGCAGAAATTAAAGCCTTAAAAGAAGAAGGGAACGAAGTTAAGGCGAAATTAAGCAACTTAGAACCCCAGGAAAGAGAAATCAAAGCGCAAATAGAAAACCTTTTATTACAGCTTCCCAACCCACCCAGCGAATCGACTCCCATCGGTAAAGATGAAACGGACAACGTAGAAATTCGTCGTTGGGGAGATGAATATATCCCGCAAAACCCTAAAATTATTCCTCATTGGGACATTGGGGAGAAGCTGGGCATCCTCGACACCGAACGCGCAGTTAAAATTGCTCAAGCTCGTTTTGTGAACTTGATTGGAGCAGGTGCGGCATTAGAAAGGGCTTTGATTAATTTTATGCTCGATCGCCAGATTGCTGCTGGATACCTAGAAGTCATGCCACCCGTCCTCATTAACAGCACTTCCTTGCAAGGGACGGGACAATTGCCCAAATTTGCCGAGGAAAGCTTTAAATGCCAAGATGATGACTTGTGGCTAGCGCCTACGGCGGAAGTTCCCGTGACCAATCTCTATCGCGACGAAATTCTCGATGCAGCGCAATTGCCGATTAAGCACTGCGCCTATACGCCTTGTTTTCGTCGGGAGGCAGGAAGTTATGGCAGAGATACGCGCGGATTGATCAGACTGCACCAATTTAATAAAGTCGAGTTGGTCAAAATCGTCCATCCCGATACCTCAGAAGACGAACATCATGCCTTAGTCAAAGATGCGGAAGCGATTTTACAGGCATTAAAATTGCCCTATCGCGTCATCGAATTATGTACGGGAGATTTAGGATTTGGGGCGGCAAAATGCTACGACTTAGAAGTTTGGTTGCCGTCTGCGGGAACTTATCGCGAGATTTCCAGTTGCTCCAATTTTAGAGATTTCCAGGCGCGACGGGCGAACATCCGCTTCAAAGAAGCTGGCAAGAAAGGGACTCAATTCGTCCATACCCTCAATGGTTCGGGATTAGCAATCGGAAGAACCATGGCAGCAGTTCTGGAAAATTACCAACAATCCGATGGCACGGTGAAGATTCCAGAAGTCTTGCAACCCTATCTCAAGCGCGAGACTTTGTAG
- a CDS encoding glycoside hydrolase 100 family protein, whose product MTYEHNLTEIAWKALEDSIIYYCDRPVGTVAARDPSVEALNYDQCFIRDFVPSALVFLFNGQTEIVRHFLIQTLKLQIKEKQLDFLEPGRGLMPASFKVTHENEEQYLKADFGDHAIGRVTPVDSCLWWLFLLRTYVKATEEYSFAHTPECQKGIRLIMELCLAARFDMYPTLLVPDGACMIDRRMGINGHTLEIQSLFYAALRAAKELLLDNQENAKINQAVKNRLEPLVYHVRQHYWLDIERLNVIYRYKSEEYGEKALNQFNIYSDSIPYTQLSEWLPEDGGYLAGNLGPSQLDCRFFTLGNLVAILSSLTSEKQSQALMNVIESRWDDLIGYMPMKICFPALKDRDWQMITGCDPKNRPWSYHNGGNWPVLLWLLTAAALKTDREEIARKAIHIAANRLLKDEWAEYYDGKNGRLVGREARKYQTWTIAGFLLAQELINHPKYLTLISFA is encoded by the coding sequence ATGACATACGAGCATAACCTAACAGAGATCGCCTGGAAAGCACTAGAAGACTCGATTATTTATTACTGCGATCGCCCGGTCGGTACGGTAGCGGCACGCGACCCTAGCGTAGAAGCACTTAATTACGATCAGTGCTTTATCCGCGATTTTGTTCCTTCAGCCCTCGTATTTTTGTTTAACGGACAAACAGAGATCGTTCGCCACTTTTTAATTCAGACCTTAAAACTGCAAATTAAGGAGAAACAGCTTGATTTTCTAGAACCCGGACGCGGTTTGATGCCTGCCAGCTTTAAAGTGACCCATGAGAATGAGGAGCAATATTTAAAAGCCGATTTTGGCGACCATGCCATTGGTAGGGTGACTCCCGTTGATTCTTGTCTGTGGTGGCTGTTTCTCCTGCGGACTTATGTCAAAGCAACGGAAGAATATTCTTTCGCTCATACGCCCGAATGTCAAAAAGGGATTCGCCTAATCATGGAATTGTGTCTGGCAGCACGTTTTGACATGTATCCGACGTTGTTAGTTCCCGATGGGGCTTGTATGATTGACCGACGCATGGGAATTAACGGTCATACATTGGAAATTCAATCGCTATTTTATGCCGCTTTACGAGCAGCTAAAGAACTGCTTTTAGACAATCAAGAAAACGCTAAGATCAATCAAGCCGTTAAAAATCGATTAGAACCTCTCGTTTATCACGTTCGCCAACATTATTGGCTAGATATCGAACGGTTGAATGTCATTTATCGCTACAAAAGTGAAGAATACGGAGAAAAAGCACTCAATCAATTTAATATTTATTCTGATTCGATTCCCTATACTCAACTGAGCGAATGGCTGCCAGAAGACGGCGGTTATTTAGCAGGAAATCTGGGACCTTCTCAACTCGATTGTCGCTTTTTTACCCTTGGAAATTTGGTTGCGATCCTATCTTCATTAACCTCAGAAAAACAGTCTCAAGCACTCATGAATGTTATTGAAAGTCGATGGGACGATTTGATTGGCTATATGCCAATGAAAATTTGTTTTCCTGCTCTTAAAGATCGAGACTGGCAAATGATTACGGGATGCGACCCCAAAAATCGTCCCTGGTCGTATCATAATGGCGGAAATTGGCCGGTTTTATTGTGGCTTTTAACGGCAGCAGCCCTAAAAACAGATAGAGAAGAAATCGCTCGTAAAGCCATTCACATTGCTGCAAATCGTTTGCTCAAAGATGAGTGGGCAGAGTATTACGATGGCAAAAATGGAAGATTAGTCGGTCGAGAAGCTAGAAAATATCAAACCTGGACGATTGCGGGTTTTTTATTAGCTCAAGAATTAATTAATCATCCTAAATATTTAACGCTTATTAGTTTTGCATGA
- a CDS encoding glucosaminidase domain-containing protein encodes MGRIFLWTGHAKQPGIFCAQKVAATQQMVMLRDGIIAELRSRGAEVFVVPDDLSLSNSIQWINDRSLPTDIALAIENSSDCLQGTSIFYIANNAERKKHAELLSLLLIRSLPQLNSQGCQPDTVTKMGRLAFCRQANIPSLLIKIGSLSNSNSDFDRQITIGLADGLIAWSRDVANFVPNSSYPNIDIKLNHQTYEERGILVNGNAYIPIDLCDRLGVDFTQFDDVRLVWDRGVVYLKAIELRDRNFSVTWDNLSQTVILRSILSIDRDRIDCIMGQGNTSDVQMMIFLKANNENALDKFSDLPKIYREEGTIEGVNYDIAFCQMCLETDFLRFGESARFSENNFANLGLVDGGEHLATFPNPRLGVRAQIQHLKAYASLEPLVQEVVDPRFYLVRRGVASRVSQLSGRWSADLSYGDRIMAMLRRLYESTNLL; translated from the coding sequence ATGGGCAGAATTTTTCTTTGGACGGGTCATGCAAAACAGCCAGGAATTTTTTGTGCTCAAAAAGTTGCAGCAACTCAGCAGATGGTAATGCTGCGAGATGGTATCATCGCCGAACTGCGATCCCGCGGAGCCGAAGTTTTTGTAGTGCCTGACGACCTGAGTCTATCTAATTCTATTCAATGGATTAACGATCGCTCTCTTCCTACAGATATAGCTTTAGCGATTGAGAATAGTAGCGATTGTCTTCAAGGAACGAGCATTTTTTACATCGCTAACAACGCCGAACGCAAAAAACACGCCGAACTCCTTTCACTATTATTAATTCGCAGTCTGCCTCAACTAAATAGCCAAGGATGCCAACCCGATACTGTGACAAAAATGGGAAGGTTAGCCTTTTGCCGTCAAGCGAACATTCCTTCTTTATTGATAAAAATCGGTTCTTTGAGTAATTCCAACAGCGATTTCGATCGCCAAATAACGATAGGATTGGCTGACGGATTGATAGCTTGGAGTCGCGATGTTGCCAATTTCGTTCCCAATTCTAGCTATCCCAATATCGATATCAAACTCAATCATCAAACCTATGAAGAACGGGGAATTCTGGTTAATGGCAATGCCTATATTCCTATCGATTTATGCGATCGCTTGGGAGTTGATTTCACTCAGTTTGACGATGTTCGTTTGGTTTGGGATCGAGGGGTAGTTTATCTCAAAGCAATCGAGTTGCGCGATCGCAATTTTTCAGTTACCTGGGATAATTTAAGTCAAACGGTTATTTTGCGATCGATTTTGTCGATCGATCGCGATCGAATCGATTGCATTATGGGGCAGGGAAATACTTCAGACGTCCAGATGATGATTTTTCTCAAAGCTAATAATGAAAATGCATTGGATAAGTTCTCTGACTTGCCCAAAATTTATCGAGAAGAGGGAACAATTGAGGGAGTTAACTATGACATTGCTTTCTGTCAAATGTGTTTAGAAACCGATTTTTTACGCTTTGGAGAAAGTGCTCGGTTTTCTGAAAATAATTTTGCTAATTTAGGTTTGGTAGATGGCGGCGAACATTTAGCTACCTTCCCCAATCCTCGTCTCGGCGTGCGAGCGCAAATTCAACATTTAAAAGCTTATGCCAGTTTAGAACCTTTAGTTCAAGAAGTCGTCGATCCGCGATTTTATCTAGTGCGGCGAGGAGTAGCGTCTAGAGTCTCTCAGCTATCGGGAAGATGGTCGGCAGATTTATCTTATGGAGATCGAATTATGGCAATGCTAAGGCGACTATATGAATCGACTAATTTATTATAG
- a CDS encoding VWA domain-containing protein, whose protein sequence is MVRDRDYTLIIDKSGSMSISDRPGSKTRWETAQECTLALAKECEKFDPDGITLYLFSGRFKRYDNVTSDRVAKIYGENQPMGRSDLASVLQDALDNYFQRKAAGKTKPNGETILVITDGEPYDRKAVMREIIEASCAIDRDEELAIFLIQVGKDKKATEFLKALDDRLKDAGAKFDIVSTITIDEMEGMTLSDVLLKAIAA, encoded by the coding sequence ATCGTTCGGGATCGGGATTATACTCTCATCATCGACAAGAGTGGTAGTATGTCCATTTCCGATCGACCAGGTAGTAAGACTCGTTGGGAAACCGCCCAAGAGTGTACGCTAGCATTGGCTAAAGAATGCGAAAAGTTCGATCCTGACGGCATTACCTTATATTTGTTTTCCGGTCGTTTTAAGCGATACGATAACGTGACTTCCGATCGAGTGGCGAAAATTTATGGGGAAAACCAGCCAATGGGTCGTAGCGATTTAGCTAGCGTACTTCAGGATGCTTTGGATAACTATTTTCAGCGCAAAGCTGCGGGGAAGACTAAGCCGAACGGAGAAACTATCTTGGTGATTACGGATGGCGAACCCTACGATCGCAAAGCGGTAATGCGGGAGATTATCGAAGCATCTTGCGCGATCGATCGCGATGAAGAACTAGCGATTTTTTTGATTCAAGTGGGCAAGGATAAAAAGGCAACAGAGTTTCTTAAAGCTTTAGACGATCGACTCAAAGATGCCGGAGCCAAATTTGATATTGTCAGTACTATTACGATTGACGAGATGGAAGGTATGACGCTGAGCGATGTTTTACTCAAGGCGATCGCTGCATGA
- a CDS encoding nucleoside deaminase, giving the protein MDSFMAAAIAEARQGLSEGGIPIGSVLVKDGKIIGRGHNKRVQDNDPVTHAEIDCLRNAGRIGKYDDTVLYSTLMPCYLCAGAVVQFGIKKVIAGESTTFAGAREFMESHGVETIDLNLDECKQLMRDFIAQKPRLWNEDIGK; this is encoded by the coding sequence ATGGATAGTTTCATGGCAGCAGCCATTGCAGAAGCTAGGCAAGGATTGAGCGAGGGAGGAATTCCTATCGGTTCGGTTCTGGTCAAAGATGGCAAAATTATCGGCAGAGGTCATAATAAGCGCGTCCAAGATAACGACCCCGTGACCCATGCAGAAATTGACTGTTTGCGCAATGCAGGTCGGATCGGCAAGTACGACGATACGGTTTTATATTCAACCCTAATGCCATGCTATCTCTGTGCGGGGGCGGTAGTGCAATTTGGGATTAAAAAAGTCATTGCCGGAGAGTCAACAACCTTTGCTGGTGCCAGAGAATTTATGGAGTCTCACGGCGTTGAGACGATCGACCTCAATTTGGATGAATGCAAGCAGTTGATGAGAGATTTTATTGCCCAGAAGCCTCGGCTTTGGAATGAAGATATTGGAAAGTGA
- a CDS encoding ABC-2 family transporter protein has product MKWIWKQATTLLLTHYAHMLEYRAEIFLWALSNSLPLILMGVWIQASQQGDFGFSSVDFARYFFAVFIIRQFTTIWVIWEFEREVVEGQLSFRLLQPIDPVWHHIARHIAEKMTRLPLAIVLIVFFFWLYPQAFWIPSPKEFLLFAIATVMAFALRFLSQYSFAMFAFWTERASAIEQFWFLFYIFLSGLIAPLEVFPPLVREIVLWTPLPYFLYFPAALLVGFPVNFVRGALITLGWGILFFIINRWLWRRGLQQYSGMGA; this is encoded by the coding sequence ATGAAATGGATATGGAAACAGGCGACGACCCTGTTGTTAACCCACTACGCTCACATGCTCGAATATCGAGCCGAGATATTTTTATGGGCGCTCTCAAATTCTTTACCGCTTATTTTAATGGGAGTTTGGATTCAAGCATCGCAACAGGGAGATTTTGGTTTTAGTTCGGTCGATTTTGCCCGCTACTTTTTCGCAGTTTTCATAATCCGACAATTTACAACGATTTGGGTCATCTGGGAATTTGAAAGGGAAGTGGTAGAAGGTCAGTTGTCCTTTCGACTGCTGCAACCCATCGATCCGGTATGGCATCATATTGCTAGGCACATCGCAGAAAAAATGACCCGCCTGCCGCTGGCGATCGTGCTAATCGTTTTCTTTTTCTGGCTTTATCCCCAAGCGTTTTGGATACCAAGTCCTAAAGAATTTTTGCTTTTTGCGATCGCAACTGTCATGGCATTTGCGCTGCGTTTTTTGAGTCAGTACTCATTTGCTATGTTTGCCTTTTGGACGGAACGAGCAAGTGCAATCGAACAATTTTGGTTTTTATTCTATATCTTTCTGTCCGGACTAATCGCTCCTCTAGAAGTTTTTCCGCCGCTCGTCCGAGAAATTGTTCTCTGGACTCCACTGCCCTATTTCTTATATTTCCCGGCAGCATTACTGGTCGGTTTTCCAGTTAATTTTGTTCGCGGAGCCTTGATTACCTTGGGATGGGGAATTCTATTCTTCATTATCAACCGTTGGCTATGGCGGCGAGGACTGCAACAATATTCAGGAATGGGAGCATAA